The window TCTCCCTCACGGGACTCGCCTACCGGATTGTTCCCGGCATCCCCGTCAGCGAAGGGGTCAACACCGAAAAGGCATACGACAACCTGATGAACAAGTTCCGATGGGGCGGACTGGAAGAGAATCCCGATATCTATCTCGACGAGACCTGTCGCCGGATGATCTCCACCTTCAGGCTCTACGCCAACCAGGTGATCGAGGCACTGATTGAGGAGGGCAAGAACGACAAGGCGATGGCCCTGCTCGACAAGATCACGACTGTGATGCCCGCTAAAGCGGTCGCCTACGGCAACGACGGCATCATGTTCGCCAGGGCCTACTACCGCCTGGGCGAAAAGGAAAAGGGCGAACAGCTGATGAACGAGATCGAAGAGCGGCTGCGTGGCAACCTCGACTGGTACGACCGGTTGTCGCCACGGCAGGTCGCCAACACGATGGTCGACATCTATTATAACATCAACTCGTTACTGCTGATGACCTCGGTCTACCACGAGTTCGACAACGAAAAATACAAGGCCTGCACCAGCGAGCTGCTGGAGCGTGCACAAGCCTACTACCTGACAGGTGCGGGATATGTGGGAGACGTGATCCTGAAAGAGGTCACCGACAACTCCGTCCGCGGCTATTACCGTTCGGCCAACGACTCGGTTCAGCGCTCTTCGGAAGAGGCAACCATGCAGCAGGCATTGCAGATGATGCAACAGTACAGCCCCCGCTTGCTGGAACAGTATAACAAACAGCCGTAAACAGAGTCACTCTTTTATGTTAATAGAGCAACCACCCCAGGCTTACAGGATGCTGTTTCCCGGCGCGGTCTGGCGAATCGGGGAGCCTGGACGGAAACGAGTTTTCCTCACTTTTGACGACGGACCGATTCCCGAGGTAACCCCATGGGTACTCGACCAGTTGGACCACTACGACATCAAGGCCACCTTCTTCTGTGTTGGCGACAACGTGCGCAAGCACCCCGACCTCTTCCGGCAGGTGATCGAAAAGGGACATCATGTGGGGAACCACACCTTCAACCATCTGCAGGGATGGAAACACACCCCCAAAAAGTTCCTCGAGAACACCGACCTGGCACGCGAGCTGATCAACTCACCGCTCTTCCGGCCCCCGCACGGACATATGCGGATAAAGCAGTGCCGGGAGCTGCAACAGGCCGGCTACAGGGTTGTCATGTGGGACGTTGTTACCCGCGACTACAGCCGGTTCCTCACCCCGCAACAGGTGCTGGGCAATGTGAGACACTATACCCGGAACGGCTCGATCATTGTCTTTCACGATTCACTGAAAGCAGAGAGGAACCTCCGCGAGGCACTTCCCAGGTCAATCGAGTGGCTACTGGCAGAGGGATACTCGTTCGGACTGATCCCGATGAGGGATACACTGGAATACCCGGTCGAAATGACCGAAGCGATCTGATCAAAGTTCTACATAATATAAAGTAAAAAGAGTATGAAACGGAAAGAGCTGATCATTGTGGCAGGATTGATCTTCCTGCTCCCTCTAAACGCACAGGAAAAGAAGTATCCAGAACCGGCACCCATGACCCCGGCGATGACCGAGTACTGGCAACCGCAACCACAGGTAGTAACCCCCGACCCCGTCCCGTCGGATGCCATCCTCCTCTTCGACGGCAAGGACCTTTCGCAGTGGGAGAGCGTCAAAGGCGGCCCTGCAGAATGGACGGTAGAGAACGGCGTTTTCACCGTGAAGAGAGGAACGGGCGATATCCAGACGAAACGGAAGTTTGGCGACTTCCAGCTGCACATCGAGTGGCGCATACCGGAAGGGATCCAGGGCGAAAGCCAGGGTCGCGGCAACAGCGGACTCTTCCTGCAGGGAATCTACGAGATCCAGATCCTCGACAGCTACAAGAACGAAACCTATGTGAACGGACAGGCGGCCAGCATCTACAAGCAGACACCTCCCCTGGTGAACGCCATGCGGAAACCGGGCGAGTGGAACAGTTACGATATCATCTATACCGCGCCCACCTTCAAGAAAGACGGCACCTACCGCACACCTCCCACTGTCACCGTGCTGCATAACGGCATCGTGGTCCAGAACCATACGATCATCCGCGGCACCACCCCCTATATCGGACTTCCCGAGGTAGAGGTACATGGCGACGGCCCCATCCGGTTGCAGGATCACGGCGATCCGGTCAGCTTCAGGAACATCTGGATTCGAGAGTTGTGATAAAAGAATCGGCTTTTAAAGCTTGCGAAGCTTGAATAAAGATTTTTTTCCACATTCTTCTTTTTTGAATATAAAACAGTTATCTTTGCACCCTGAACGGAAAATGGCTATCTTCCCTCACAGCTAAATTACAATAAACTCTGATTGACAGCTGTTTATCCCGGAAAAAACCCAACAGTTATTTATCAATTACATATATGGCTAATCGAATAAAAATCAAGAAAGGCTTGCAGATTCCGTTGTTAGGAAAACCCGAAGAGACTTTTCGTGGCAAAATAACAAGTGAATATGTGCAGGTGTGCCCGGAGGATTTTCAGGGCATTACGCCCAAACTTAAAGTTAAGGTGGGCGATGTCGTGAATGCCGGACAACCGTTATTCTACTCCAAGATGCACCCCGACATGATGTTCGCGTCACCCGTCAGCGGAACGGTCACTGCCATCAACCGTGGAGAGAAGAGGCGGATCCTGGACATCACCATCAAAGCCGACAAGCAGAACAGTTACGTAGACTACGGCAAGGCGGAGGTCGCCGCGATGAGTGCCGAGGAGATCAGGAAAAGATTGCTCGAAGCAGGCATCTGGTTTGTAATCAAACAGCGTCCCTACGACGTTGTTGCAGACCCTGGCAAAGAACCGCGCGACATCTTTGTCACCGGATTCGACACTGCACCGCTGGCACCTTCGTACGACTTCATCCTCGACGGAGAAGAGGCTGACCTGCAGACCGGGCTGAATGCATTAGCCAAACTCACCCCGGGGAAAGTTTACCTCTCCATCAGCCCCGACACCCGCAACGAAGGGTTGAGGAAAGCCGAAAACGTGGTTCTGACCGAGTTTGAAGGTCCCCACCCCGCCGGCAACGTCGGAACACAGATCAACCGTCTGGCTCCCGTCAACCGGGGCGAAGTGGTCTGGACACTCAACGCGCTCGATCTGCTCTTTATCGGACGGCTCTTCAACAAAGGTGTGGTAGACCTCACCCGCGCCGTTGCCCTTACCGGATCGGAGGTAAAAGAGACCGGATACTACGAGATGGTTATCGGCACCCAGCTGGGAGAACTCTTCGCCAAAACCGTCGAAGGGAAAGGCAACCTGAGATATATCAGCGGCAACGTCC of the Petrimonas mucosa genome contains:
- a CDS encoding polysaccharide deacetylase family protein; its protein translation is MLIEQPPQAYRMLFPGAVWRIGEPGRKRVFLTFDDGPIPEVTPWVLDQLDHYDIKATFFCVGDNVRKHPDLFRQVIEKGHHVGNHTFNHLQGWKHTPKKFLENTDLARELINSPLFRPPHGHMRIKQCRELQQAGYRVVMWDVVTRDYSRFLTPQQVLGNVRHYTRNGSIIVFHDSLKAERNLREALPRSIEWLLAEGYSFGLIPMRDTLEYPVEMTEAI
- a CDS encoding 3-keto-disaccharide hydrolase; this translates as MKRKELIIVAGLIFLLPLNAQEKKYPEPAPMTPAMTEYWQPQPQVVTPDPVPSDAILLFDGKDLSQWESVKGGPAEWTVENGVFTVKRGTGDIQTKRKFGDFQLHIEWRIPEGIQGESQGRGNSGLFLQGIYEIQILDSYKNETYVNGQAASIYKQTPPLVNAMRKPGEWNSYDIIYTAPTFKKDGTYRTPPTVTVLHNGIVVQNHTIIRGTTPYIGLPEVEVHGDGPIRLQDHGDPVSFRNIWIREL
- a CDS encoding Na(+)-translocating NADH-quinone reductase subunit A: MANRIKIKKGLQIPLLGKPEETFRGKITSEYVQVCPEDFQGITPKLKVKVGDVVNAGQPLFYSKMHPDMMFASPVSGTVTAINRGEKRRILDITIKADKQNSYVDYGKAEVAAMSAEEIRKRLLEAGIWFVIKQRPYDVVADPGKEPRDIFVTGFDTAPLAPSYDFILDGEEADLQTGLNALAKLTPGKVYLSISPDTRNEGLRKAENVVLTEFEGPHPAGNVGTQINRLAPVNRGEVVWTLNALDLLFIGRLFNKGVVDLTRAVALTGSEVKETGYYEMVIGTQLGELFAKTVEGKGNLRYISGNVLTGTRIEANGVLRATHSQLTVIPEGDDVHEAFGWASLSPNRYSAGPTYLKLKKAYRLDARLLGGPRAIIVSNEYDKVFPLDIFPEQLIKAILAFNIDKMEQLGIYEVAPEDFALCEFVDTSKLELQRIVRTGLDMLRKEME